The DNA sequence GTGGCATCAATTGCTACAGCAGCGGAACAACTTCTTAGTAAGGCAAAAGAGGATAGAGATAGGGAAACTTCTATGGTTCTTGCCGGACATTTGAGGGCAATCCTTGGTGGAATGACCGTTGAGGAAATCTATAAGGACAGAGCGGCGTTTAACCAGAAAGTCATGGGCGAAGCAAGTCCAGATCTTATGAAGATGGGTCTTGAAATTGTATCATTCACTTTAAAGGATATCCGAGACAATCACGGTTATTTGGACAGTCTTGGAAAGAAGCGCATCGCTGAGGTGAAAAAAGAAGCAGCGGTAGCTATGGCGGATGCAGAGAAAGAGACGCGAATCAAACAGGCGGAAGCAGATCAGATTGCTAAAGAGGCCGAAATTGAGAGAGAAACTTCTATTGCAAAAGCGGAAAAGGAACAGGCAATGAAAAAAGCAGCGTATAAGAAAGAACAGGATAAAGCCCAGGCCGATGCAGATAACGCCTATAAACTACAGAACGCAATTCTTCAACAGGAAATTAAGGAAAAGGAAATGAACATCGAAATTACGGAGCGTACCAAGCAAATTGAGTTGGAAGCGAAGGAAATCGAGCGTAAGAGCAATCAGTACGAAGCCGATGTTAAAAAGAAAGCTGATGCGGATGCCTATGCTGTGGAGATAAAAGCTGATGCTGAGAAACACAAGGCTCTGACGGAAGCAGAAGCATTTGCACAAAAAACTAAATTGGCCGGGGAAGCTGAAGCCCATGCCATTCGTGAAAAGGGGATTGCCCAGGCAGAGGCAAAAGAGAAGCTAGCACAAGCAATGAATCAATTTGGTCAGGCTGCAATTGCTGAAATGGTAATCTCCGTATGGCCTGAAATAATCAAGGAAAGTGCTGCAGGATTGTCTGCAATCGATAAAATCACTGTCGTGGATACAGGTAATGGAGAAGGTGGAGGCGGGGC is a window from the Aciduricibacillus chroicocephali genome containing:
- a CDS encoding flotillin family protein, with the translated sequence MNLNSDIIFIGIGIVALLIIVITFVSRYKTVPKDKALIVSGSFLVGNGVHTDTQGNKIKIISGGGTFVIPVFQNAKILSLANSQLEISTGEEIYTGQGVPILADGIAIVKISGEVASIATAAEQLLSKAKEDRDRETSMVLAGHLRAILGGMTVEEIYKDRAAFNQKVMGEASPDLMKMGLEIVSFTLKDIRDNHGYLDSLGKKRIAEVKKEAAVAMADAEKETRIKQAEADQIAKEAEIERETSIAKAEKEQAMKKAAYKKEQDKAQADADNAYKLQNAILQQEIKEKEMNIEITERTKQIELEAKEIERKSNQYEADVKKKADADAYAVEIKADAEKHKALTEAEAFAQKTKLAGEAEAHAIREKGIAQAEAKEKLAQAMNQFGQAAIAEMVISVWPEIIKESAAGLSAIDKITVVDTGNGEGGGGANRVAGYMTDLITTSQAQLEETTGIDVKGIIEDFAGKKNLKPGLSEISDGLQNLKANQVPSSPDEENGNNENI